Proteins from a single region of Hydra vulgaris chromosome 12, alternate assembly HydraT2T_AEP:
- the LOC136088036 gene encoding zinc finger MYM-type protein 1-like, with amino-acid sequence MASSLAMIGGWGYEKKWKNLISRIPEHEHSKIHKQCYIQWRELEARMKTDQKILERILDVILFLGERGLAIRGKSDLIGDSHNGNFLGLLELISHYDPIFKEHVIKVKQSQDKGQRLQAHYLSNRSQNEFIGLCAAEVRRQIIEECKSAKYFSIMVDATLDVSHTEQSSFVIRFVHEKEPRKFLIEERFLIFADCAKKTGSDIAELILETLETLKICFEDCRGQGYGNGVNMSGKYKGVQAILQKKNPLSVFSPCGCHSLNLYGQNAASSCTDAETFFGTVQTVYTIFSASPQRWEILQKRLHSVSLHGQSGTRWTERLDSIRPFYNNLSQIIEYLKEVKSLNLTPKAKTEIRGALKYMSSLKCVLMSGIWLKVLTLIDRCNQVIQARKATIDIEVENIEALSTQICSGGMAYNFRRSQYQKLSEAEIKSACSYFSQKYSCDVTENELTEELLYIKQIHTANFGKEPLAPFDLLNKISEMKLGELFRNIVIALRIFATIPVTVASSERSFSKLKLIMNFLRSTMGQERTSDLAILSIECLLAKNIDFHDVIEKFAKQKTRKIIL; translated from the exons ATGGCTTCATCCCTTGCAATGATTGGAGGATGGGGATATGAAAAGAAGTGGAAGAATCTCATCAGTCGAATTCCTGAACATGAGCATTCGAAAATCCATAAACAATGCTACATTCAGTGGCGTGAATTGGAAGCTCGAATGAAAACTGATCA AAAAATCTTGGAACGAATCTTGGATGTGATTCTGTTTCTTGGTGAACGTGGATTGGCTATTCGTGGAAAATCTGACCTAATTGGAGATTCTCATAATGGAAATTTCTTAGGATTGCTGGAACTGATTTCGCATTATGACCCAATTTTTAAGGAACATGtgataaaagttaaacaatCACAGGACAAGGGTCAACGTCTTCAGGCGCATTACTTGTCAAATCGTTCTCAAAATGAATTCATTGGCCTTTGTGCAGCTGAGGTTCGCAGGCAAATTATAGAAGAGTGCAAGTCTGCaaagtatttttcaattatgGTTGATGCCACTCTTGATGTGAGCCATACTGAACAAAGTTCGTTTGTCATTCGATTTGTACATGAAAAAGAACctcgaaaatttttaattgaagagCGGTTTTTGATTTTTGCAGATTGTGCCAAGAAGACTGGATCTGATATTGCGGAATTAATTCTGGAAACTttggaaacattaaaaatttgttttgaagaCTGCCGTGGCCAAGGCTATGGCAATGGAGTCAACATGTCAGGAAAATATAAGGGTGTTCAAGCAATCCTACAAAAGAAGAACCCATTGTCTGTATTCTCACCCTGTGGTTGTCATTCATTGAATTTGTATGGACAGAATGCTGCCTCAAGCTGTACAGATGCTGAGACTTTCTTTGGAACTGTTCAAACCGTATATACGATCTTTTCTGCTAGTCCGCAACGCTGGGAAATATTGCAAAAGAGACTTCACAGTGTGTCTTTGCATGGACAATCAGGAACACGATGGACTGAGAGACTTGATAGCATTCGCCCTTTCTATAATAACTTGAGCCAAATCATTGAATATTTGAAAGAAGTTAAGAGCTTGAATCTCACGCCTAAAGCAAAAACTGAGATTAGAGGTGCCCTAAAATATATGAGCTCCTTAAAATGTGTTCTCATGTCTGGAATTTGGCTGAAAGTTCTCACATTGATTGACCGCTGCAACCAGGTCATTCAGGCAAGAAAAGCAACTATTGATATTGAGGTGGAAAATATTGAAGCATTGTCAACTCAAATCTGTTCGGGAGGAATGGCCTACAATTTTAGAAGAAGCCAA TATCAAAAACTGTCTGAAGCAGAAATCAAGAGTGCTTGCTCATATTTTTCGCAAAAATATTCTTGTGATGTGACCGAAAATGAGCTGACTGAAGAATTGctttacataaaacaaattcaTACTGCAAATTTTGGAAAGGAACCTCTTGCCCCATTTgacttattaaacaaaatttctgaAATGAAGCTTGGAGAACTCTTTAGAAATATAGTAATTGCATTGCGTATTTTTGCTACAATTCCAGTGACAGTGGCTTCAAGTGAGCGTTCATTCAGTAAATTGAAGCTCATCATGAATTTTTTGCGCTCAACTATGGGACAAGAACGAACAAGTGACCTCGCCATTTTGAGTATCGAGTGTctattagcaaaaaatattgatttccATGATGTGATTGAAAAGTTTGCTAAACAAAAgacaagaaaaataatattgtaa
- the LOC124816740 gene encoding uncharacterized protein LOC124816740 isoform X2, with amino-acid sequence MVFCCIFNCSNRSENCKKSVYRIPKIINHHDKDTELLSTERRANWFAVIKRKDVNCNASHYRVCSDHFCSGKPSKLFEKTHPDWNPTLKMGYKCKSLNSERFIRIKKRQHESGVMKTDKIITTKGCTDMSTESGITITGNNVASDEIDFNVELNNINGPTQIDISAKIIKSLENKLLEKDSLIYQLNKELSPNKIGAMEWFTTNSKVNNNLSF; translated from the exons atggtattttgTTGTATTTTCAATTGCAGTAATCGTTCTGAAAACTGCAAGAAATCGGTTTATCGAATTCCAAAGATTATAAACCACCATGATAAAGATACTGAACTGTTGTCAACAGAAAGAAGAGCAAATTGGTTTGCTGTTATAAAACGCAAAGATGTTAATTGCAATGCCAGTCACTACAGAGTTTGTTCTGATCATTTTTGTTCGg GTAAACcttcaaaactatttgaaaagACACACCCTGATTGGAACCCAACACTCAAAATGGGCTAtaaatgcaaaagtttaaaCAGCGAAAGATTCATTCGAATAAAAAAGCGACAACATGAATCTGGAGTTATGAAAactgataaaataataactactaaaGGCTGCACTGATATGTCTACTGAAAGTGGCATCACTATTACCGGAAATAATGTAGCTAGTGatgaaattgattttaatgttgagctaaataatataaatggaCCAACACAAATTGACATCtcagcaaaaataattaaatcccttgaaaataaattgttagaaAAGGATAGCCTTATTTACCagttaaataaagaactaaGTCCTAATAAAATTGGAGCTATGGAATGGTTTACTACCAATAGCAAAGTGAATAATAACCTATCGTTTTGA